From a single Rutidosis leptorrhynchoides isolate AG116_Rl617_1_P2 chromosome 5, CSIRO_AGI_Rlap_v1, whole genome shotgun sequence genomic region:
- the LOC139848869 gene encoding WAT1-related protein At3g28050-like, with the protein MKEYPSKLTVVFFYSLIVSILAAIVEAFIEPNSSAWKIKPDIALVSILCSGVFGSCLSNSVHTWVIRLKGPLFVAMFKTLSIAIAVGMGVMFLGDDLYLGSLIGATIITIGCC; encoded by the exons ATGAAGGAGTATCCATCAAAGTTGACTGTAGTGTTCTTTTACAGCTTAATAGTGAGTATTTTGGCTGCAATTGTGGAAGCTTTTATCGAACCAAATTCAAGTGCTTGGAAAATCAAGCCTGATATAGCCTTGGTCTCAATTTTATGTTCG GGTGTGTTTGGTTCATGTTTGAGTAATAGTGTCCATACATGGGTGATACGATTAAAAGGACCATTATTTGTCGCTATGTTTAAGACATTGTCAATCGCTATAGCAGTTGGAATGGGCGTTATGTTCCTTGGGGATGATCTTTATCTTGGAAG TCTCATTGGTGCAACAATTATAACGATTGGATGTTGTTAG